From the Cucurbita pepo subsp. pepo cultivar mu-cu-16 chromosome LG05, ASM280686v2, whole genome shotgun sequence genome, one window contains:
- the LOC111795086 gene encoding U-box domain-containing protein 26-like: MKEAQETIPHLFRCPISLDLLKDPVTLCTGHTYERSSIQKWLASGNLTCPVTMQRLHDPSFVPNNTLRHLITQWLQMSDQINPHCVSAIDSMSALRSKLESDEFSFGYKIQVLQRVKILYEESPCNSCLIQFGFLSVLLELVFGQTEAKLSQEYQEFVEQALGFVVTVVSLDQIQSLNVLMEESKLSRFLVLFSHGTAMVKISLCHLVEAISSSVQAKDLSALLGSSTELLHEIVQLLHHNSEASDAATKAIWSLSKLEQNIDNLVAEGAVSGLITYILNAQQRERSSIRVGMAAIEKLLVIRRAKEEVMNNPNGVNAIVKMVFRVSDHGGSESAVSSLISLCYDSVEAREEAIKDGVLSQLLLLLQSQCSAMTKTKARVLLKLLRSKWVEDKRKL; the protein is encoded by the coding sequence ATGAAAGAAGCTCAGGAGACCATCCCTCACTTGTTTAGATGTCCAATAAGTTTGGATTTGTTGAAAGATCCTGTGACCCTTTGCACAGGACACACTTATGAAAGATCCAGCATTCAGAAATGGTTGGCCTCTGGCAATCTCACATGTCCTGTAACAATGCAGAGGCTGCATGACCCTTCTTTTGTTCCTAACAACACTCTTCGCCATTTGATTACTCAGTGGCTGCAGATGAGTGACCAAATCAACCCTCACTGCGTTTCTGCTATTGATTCTATGTCTGCTTTGAGAAGCAAACTTGAATCTGATGAGTTTTCTTTTGGATACAAGATTCAAGTTCTCCAAAGAGTGAAGATTTTATACGAGGAGTCCCCTTGTAATTCTTGTTTGATCCAATTTGGGTTCTTGTCAGTGCTCTTGGAGTTGGTTTTTGGTCAAACAGAAGCTAAACTATCTCAAGAGTATCAGGAATTTGTAGAGCAAGCCCTTGGTTTTGTGGTTACTGTGGTCTCTCTTGATCAGATACAGTCCCTAAATGTGTTAATGGAGGAGTCTAAACTATCAAGGTTCTTGGTTTTGTTCAGCCATGGCACTGCCATGGTCAAGATCAGTTTGTGTCATCTGGTTGAGGCAATTTCATCTTCAGTTCAGGCTAAAGATCTAAGTGCTTTGCTAGGAAGCAGCACCGAGCTTTTGCACGAAATCGTGCAACTTCTACATCATAATTCAGAGGCCTCCGATGCAGCAACCAAGGCCATATGGTCACTAAGTAAATTGGAACAAAACATAGACAATTTGGTTGCAGAAGGTGCGGTTAGTGGGCTTATTACATACATTCTCAACGCACAACAACGAGAAAGAAGCTCTATACGAGTGGGAATGGCAGCAATTGAGAAACTTTTGGTGATAAGAAGAGCAAAAGAGGAAGTGATGAATAATCCAAACGGGGTAAACGCTATTGTGAAGATGGTTTTTAGAGTGTCAGATCATGGAGGTAGTGAAAGTGCTGTTAGTTCACTTATAAGTTTATGTTATGATTCAGTAGAAGCAAGGGAAGAGGCCATTAAAGATGGAGTTTTGAGTCAattgcttctgcttctgcaAAGTCAGTGCAGTGCAATGACCAAAACAAAGGCAAGAGTCCTGCTTAAGCTTCTTAGATCCAAATGGGTTGAGGacaaaagaaaactataa
- the LOC111794747 gene encoding uncharacterized protein LOC111794747, with product MEMGSANARVLIPHLPFPSSSSHDPSTNPNPKPSKPLSFSDHYRLPTRRLLLFSLPLLTPSDSTEILPCEFFCEREASAAIFPGVSEPVELLDRGRELQPLGDFNQTLLCFTVEKSHHKYLSELQFQQMEKDAGSDVLSFTQNAIADRPSRKCFQQTEWAINHVPCPCLSKSHVSLCNCCTIFELKLVMIVNQVYYDRFRLLFGIGDLIHTSSTAVILLQVHSI from the exons ATGGAAATGGGTTCTGCAAATGCAAGAGTACTGATTCCCCATCTTccatttccttcttcttcctctcatGATCCTTCAACAAATCCTAACCCTAAGCCTTCAAAGCCACTCTCATTTTCTGACCATTATCGATTACCGACCAGACGTTTGTTGCTCTTCTCCCTCCCCTTGCTCACTCCATCCGATTCAACCGAGATCTTGCCATGTGAGTTCTTCTGCGAGAGAGAAGCGAGTGCTGCCATTTTTCCAGGAGTATCGGAACCTGTGGAGCTTCTTGATAGAGGCAGGGAGTTGCAACCTCTTGGCGATTTCAATCAAACTCTTCTCTGCTTCACTGTG GAAAAGTCCCATCACAAGTACCTGTCGGAGCTGCAATTCCAACAAATGGAGAAAGATGCTGGGTCTGATGTGCTTTCATTCACGCAAAATGCCATTGCTGACAGGCCAAGCAGGAAGTGCTTCCAGCAAACTGAGTGGGCCATCAACCATGTGCCCTGCCCCTGTCTTTCTAAATCACATGTAAGTCTCTGCAATTGCTGTACTATTTTTGAGCTGAAACTTGTCATGATTGTTAATCAGGTGTATTATGACAGGTTCAGGCTGTTATTTGGCATTGGAGACTTGATCCACACATCATCAACGGCTGTGATTCTGCTTCAGGTTCACTCAATCTAA